Proteins encoded together in one Oceanobacillus iheyensis HTE831 window:
- a CDS encoding Cof-type HAD-IIB family hydrolase — MTKKQKHLIAVDLDGTLLKDNKTISSRNKNTLLQAMNDGHIVVIATGRPHRASINYYHELGLKTPMVNFNGALVHHPLDASWKTLHTTMPIKTAHKIIDASYELQVKNILAEVQDEVYMDVFNEEILEVFQDNEERYIIGDIKSKLSEDPTSVLIHPREDHIKELRSHLDDYHAEIIEHRKWGAPWNIIEIIRKGMNKAVGLQNIAKHYDIPKDRIIAFGDEDNDLEMIDYAGVGVSMGNAIDSLVSISKHQTVSNEDDGISIFLEEYLQLSKNVIQS, encoded by the coding sequence ATGACAAAAAAACAAAAGCATTTAATTGCGGTTGATTTAGATGGAACTTTATTGAAAGATAATAAAACAATAAGTTCCCGCAATAAGAATACTTTACTCCAGGCAATGAATGATGGACATATTGTTGTTATAGCAACTGGTCGTCCACATAGAGCAAGTATTAACTATTATCATGAACTCGGTTTAAAAACACCAATGGTTAATTTTAATGGAGCATTGGTGCATCACCCATTAGATGCATCATGGAAAACACTTCACACTACTATGCCTATTAAAACAGCCCACAAAATTATCGATGCTTCCTACGAATTACAGGTGAAGAATATTTTGGCTGAAGTTCAAGATGAAGTTTACATGGATGTGTTTAATGAAGAAATTTTAGAAGTTTTTCAAGATAACGAAGAACGTTATATTATTGGTGATATAAAAAGCAAGTTAAGTGAAGATCCAACCTCCGTACTCATTCATCCTAGAGAAGATCATATTAAAGAACTAAGATCCCATTTAGATGACTATCATGCCGAAATAATTGAACATCGTAAATGGGGAGCTCCTTGGAATATTATTGAAATTATTCGCAAAGGCATGAATAAAGCAGTAGGGTTACAGAATATCGCTAAGCATTATGATATACCGAAAGACCGTATCATTGCTTTTGGTGATGAGGATAATGATTTAGAAATGATTGACTATGCAGGTGTTGGCGTATCCATGGGCAATGCTATTGATTCTTTAGTATCCATATCAAAGCATCAAACCGTATCAAATGAAGATGATGGAATAAGTATTTTTCTAGAGGAATACTTACAATTATCAAAAAATGTTATTCAATCATAA
- the yjfP gene encoding esterase — MMIGIYEEQVNQIPYLHIVKSENYNIELPTIIYFHGFTSAKEQNLPIAYMLAQKGFRVLLPESLYHGERSNGLTDKQLQMSFWNIVIQNVQDLEELRSVLLENNWLLEDKLGIAGTSMGGITTSAALAKYNWVRAAAIMMGSPKITDYANALIGNFKKYGELPISDNQLQQLLTEIEAMDLSRHVNTLDQRPVMFWHGDKDPVVPFEHSFLFYQEVKDTYLDQQNIKFIKEPGVGHKVSLNGYQEATKWFEKHLL; from the coding sequence ATGATGATTGGTATTTATGAGGAACAAGTAAATCAAATTCCATATTTACATATTGTTAAAAGTGAAAATTATAATATTGAATTACCGACAATTATTTATTTTCATGGTTTTACTAGTGCGAAAGAACAGAATTTACCGATTGCATATATGTTAGCTCAAAAAGGGTTTAGAGTACTTTTACCAGAAAGTCTTTATCATGGGGAAAGAAGTAATGGCCTGACCGATAAGCAATTGCAAATGTCATTTTGGAATATTGTGATTCAAAATGTTCAAGATTTAGAAGAATTAAGAAGTGTCTTATTAGAAAATAATTGGCTTTTAGAGGACAAATTGGGTATTGCAGGTACAAGTATGGGCGGAATCACTACAAGTGCAGCATTGGCAAAGTATAATTGGGTTCGAGCAGCAGCTATTATGATGGGATCACCTAAGATTACAGATTATGCAAATGCCCTTATTGGTAATTTTAAAAAATATGGGGAACTTCCAATATCAGATAATCAATTGCAGCAATTATTAACAGAAATAGAAGCCATGGACTTATCTCGTCATGTGAATACTTTAGATCAACGACCTGTAATGTTCTGGCATGGAGATAAAGATCCTGTCGTCCCTTTTGAGCATTCTTTTCTTTTCTACCAGGAAGTGAAGGATACTTACTTGGACCAACAGAATATTAAATTTATAAAAGAGCCCGGCGTAGGACATAAGGTAAGTCTTAACGGTTACCAAGAGGCAACAAAATGGTTTGAGAAACATCTATTGTAA
- a CDS encoding metal-sulfur cluster assembly factor, with the protein MDEALKENLMGALENVIDPELGIDIVNLGLIYDVDMDDEVEGLCVVTMTLTAMGCPLSAHIESDIKHALSDIPEVKETKVNIVWDPPWGKDKMSRYAKIALGIPD; encoded by the coding sequence ATGGATGAGGCACTAAAAGAAAACTTAATGGGCGCATTAGAAAATGTAATTGACCCAGAATTAGGTATAGATATTGTAAATCTTGGTTTGATTTACGATGTAGATATGGACGATGAAGTCGAAGGTTTATGTGTGGTGACAATGACATTAACAGCAATGGGATGTCCTTTATCTGCACATATTGAATCAGATATCAAACATGCACTTTCTGATATACCTGAAGTTAAAGAAACGAAGGTAAATATTGTATGGGATCCACCATGGGGTAAAGACAAAATGTCACGCTATGCTAAAATTGCTCTAGGTATTCCAGATTGA
- a CDS encoding MFS transporter: MNLEKIWTKSFISISLVQLLIFLSFYALLTTLPIYVMDQLGGNEAEGGLVVTVMLLAAIIIRFFSAKLLDKIGKKRGLIISVALFMITSFLYLLVETYTSLLALRFLHGFSFGIITTATGAIAADIIPASRKGAGLGYFAMAMNVAVVLGPFIGLTLIQYVSFHTLFFILGVLMIVALINSMMVQVEEQIVEVNDNRQRLSIHDFIETRALPIAIIASLVSLSYASVMSFISVYASSIGLASTASFFFLVFAAVMLITRPSIGRSFDLKGPRFVLLPCLMIFSVGLIALSITNSSWMLLLAAGLIGLGYGSILPGFQTIAIQLSPDSRSSHATSTFFILYDLGIAIGSFVWGLIVSEIGFSNLYLVAAAIVVIALFLFEFYYRRPSKKEVNIADVQ, encoded by the coding sequence TTGAATCTCGAAAAAATTTGGACGAAAAGTTTTATTAGTATTTCTCTTGTACAACTATTAATATTTTTATCTTTTTATGCGTTATTAACTACTCTTCCTATATATGTAATGGATCAACTTGGAGGTAACGAGGCTGAAGGTGGTTTAGTCGTAACAGTGATGTTACTCGCAGCTATTATTATTCGATTCTTTTCTGCAAAATTATTAGACAAGATCGGAAAAAAACGAGGGCTAATCATAAGTGTTGCTCTATTTATGATTACCTCTTTTTTATATTTATTAGTTGAAACCTATACTTCCCTATTAGCTTTACGCTTTTTACATGGCTTCTCGTTTGGGATAATCACAACTGCGACCGGTGCGATTGCCGCTGATATCATTCCAGCTTCTCGTAAAGGGGCCGGGTTAGGCTATTTTGCTATGGCAATGAATGTAGCAGTTGTTTTAGGACCATTTATTGGTCTTACGTTGATACAATATGTAAGTTTTCACACGTTATTCTTCATTTTAGGTGTTTTAATGATCGTTGCTCTAATTAACTCTATGATGGTTCAAGTTGAAGAACAGATTGTAGAAGTAAATGATAATAGACAGCGTCTTTCTATACATGATTTTATTGAGACCCGAGCATTGCCTATTGCTATAATCGCAAGTTTAGTTTCGTTATCCTATGCTAGCGTTATGTCATTTATATCTGTATATGCTTCCTCTATAGGTCTTGCATCAACGGCAAGTTTCTTTTTCCTAGTTTTTGCAGCGGTAATGCTTATAACTAGGCCATCTATTGGTAGAAGTTTTGACCTGAAAGGACCTAGATTTGTATTATTACCTTGTTTAATGATCTTTTCAGTGGGGTTAATTGCATTAAGTATAACGAATAGTTCCTGGATGTTGCTACTTGCTGCAGGACTAATTGGTTTAGGCTATGGTTCTATTCTACCTGGATTTCAAACCATCGCTATTCAACTATCTCCAGACAGTCGTAGCTCTCATGCAACATCAACCTTTTTTATTCTATATGATTTAGGTATTGCGATTGGATCCTTTGTATGGGGACTAATTGTATCTGAAATTGGCTTCTCAAATCTATACTTGGTTGCTGCAGCAATAGTTGTCATAGCTCTATTCCTTTTCGAATTTTACTATAGAAGACCTTCCAAAAAAGAGGTAAACATTGCAGATGTACAATAA
- a CDS encoding MarR family winged helix-turn-helix transcriptional regulator, which translates to MDNIKSKDILHLYNQKYRYFNKEMNQRLRKYDLYASQWAILYCLDQSGPLTQTDIWKYLNIEAPTVTRTLSRLEKNGWVERLPGEDKREKMIYLTEEAKKELPNVKITMKQFDDDMLQQLDQNERKLLYQLLSKLTSEV; encoded by the coding sequence ATGGATAATATAAAGAGCAAAGATATTCTACACTTATACAATCAAAAATATCGTTATTTTAATAAAGAAATGAATCAACGCTTACGAAAATATGATTTATATGCCTCACAATGGGCAATCCTGTATTGCCTTGATCAGTCAGGACCTTTAACGCAAACAGACATATGGAAATACCTAAATATAGAAGCTCCTACAGTAACACGAACTTTATCTAGACTTGAAAAAAATGGTTGGGTAGAGAGGTTACCTGGTGAAGATAAAAGAGAAAAGATGATTTATTTAACCGAAGAAGCTAAGAAAGAATTACCGAATGTAAAAATAACCATGAAACAGTTTGATGATGATATGCTTCAACAATTAGATCAGAATGAAAGGAAATTATTATATCAACTACTTAGTAAATTAACATCAGAGGTGTAA
- a CDS encoding undecaprenyl-diphosphate phosphatase, whose product MNVFENFWTIVHYFVLGLVQGITEPIPISSSGHIIIFRELFGIEARGLSFEIFVNLASLLAVLIIYRKDIVRLAVNSWNFIFKQEKESKSDFMFVVYLVLATIPVGIVGVLFGDEIGAFIGEDGTTVVGITLLITAAAIWMIRNLRGRKIEGDLSTKDAVIVGLAQAVAVTPGISRSGATLVASMLMGMKQDTALRFSFLLYIPVSLGSSILEIPNIVRDPNVQELWIPYLVAFITAFIASYFALKWFMNIMRHGNLKYFAYYCVIVGVLVLIFL is encoded by the coding sequence ATGAATGTGTTTGAAAATTTTTGGACAATCGTGCATTATTTTGTTCTTGGACTTGTACAAGGTATCACGGAGCCAATCCCTATCTCTTCTAGTGGGCATATAATTATATTTCGAGAACTATTTGGAATTGAAGCGAGAGGTTTATCATTTGAGATATTTGTAAACTTAGCTTCTTTACTTGCCGTATTAATAATCTATCGTAAAGACATAGTCCGATTGGCAGTAAATAGTTGGAACTTTATATTCAAGCAAGAAAAAGAATCTAAAAGTGATTTTATGTTTGTCGTTTATCTTGTCCTTGCTACTATCCCAGTTGGAATCGTCGGTGTACTATTTGGTGATGAGATTGGAGCATTTATTGGCGAAGATGGTACAACTGTAGTTGGAATCACACTACTAATAACTGCTGCAGCGATTTGGATGATTCGTAACTTACGCGGTAGAAAGATCGAAGGAGATTTATCTACAAAAGATGCTGTTATTGTAGGACTAGCACAAGCTGTTGCCGTTACACCTGGTATAAGTAGATCAGGGGCTACATTAGTAGCATCTATGTTAATGGGAATGAAGCAAGATACCGCATTACGATTTTCATTCCTTTTATATATTCCGGTTAGTTTAGGGTCTTCCATATTAGAAATACCAAATATTGTACGCGATCCAAATGTTCAGGAATTATGGATACCATATTTAGTTGCTTTTATTACAGCATTTATTGCTTCTTATTTTGCATTAAAATGGTTTATGAATATAATGCGACATGGAAACCTTAAATATTTTGCATACTACTGTGTAATTGTCGGAGTGCTCGTATTAATATTCCTATAG
- a CDS encoding YjzD family protein, whose translation MTIFWSFLLSAAVSYVLSSMGGEPFLIENAIILTVIFSIVVFVLGEGILKEKTE comes from the coding sequence ATGACAATATTTTGGTCATTTCTACTTTCCGCCGCTGTCTCTTATGTACTCTCAAGTATGGGTGGAGAACCTTTCTTGATTGAAAATGCGATCATTCTGACAGTAATTTTTTCTATTGTAGTATTTGTACTCGGGGAAGGCATTTTAAAAGAAAAAACGGAATAA
- a CDS encoding BMP family ABC transporter substrate-binding protein: MCFLKKLFIAILFISVCTLSACSYFESGNIQNVGFLVETDIDENPWTQTGYEGMQQIEDKYQVDVMYKENIQSMQDVRVAVDELAQDGVNLIFGHSNMYGEYFMELSDSYPDVHFVYMNGGEVKSNVTSLNFDGHAMGFFAGMVAGQMTMNNDVGIIAAHSWQPEIEGFYEGVKYISPTTEIELDYLNDWNNTELALKVYEEMKEEGVDVFYPIGNSFSEPIIKKAQEDNLYAIGYLTNQTELAPDTVLTSTLQHIDQLYLHITDLFDKSELQGEIYNFDFQDEFVGLGEFNETISDEFQEKIKSDIQRFKETGNLPNEDNKN, encoded by the coding sequence GTGTGTTTTTTGAAGAAATTATTTATAGCAATTTTATTTATATCTGTATGCACTCTTTCCGCTTGTTCTTATTTTGAATCTGGAAACATACAAAATGTGGGTTTTCTTGTAGAGACGGATATTGATGAAAATCCTTGGACACAAACCGGATATGAGGGCATGCAACAAATTGAAGATAAGTATCAAGTCGATGTGATGTACAAAGAAAATATTCAATCAATGCAAGATGTTAGAGTTGCTGTAGATGAGCTTGCTCAAGATGGAGTGAATCTTATTTTTGGGCATAGTAACATGTATGGAGAGTATTTCATGGAATTATCAGATAGCTATCCGGATGTCCATTTTGTTTATATGAATGGCGGTGAGGTGAAGAGTAATGTTACCTCTTTGAATTTTGATGGACATGCAATGGGATTCTTTGCAGGTATGGTTGCTGGACAAATGACTATGAATAACGACGTTGGAATCATTGCAGCACATTCATGGCAGCCTGAAATCGAAGGATTCTACGAAGGAGTAAAATACATTAGTCCTACGACAGAAATTGAGTTGGATTATCTTAATGACTGGAATAATACAGAACTTGCTTTAAAAGTCTATGAGGAAATGAAAGAAGAAGGTGTAGATGTTTTTTATCCTATAGGTAATTCATTTAGTGAACCAATTATTAAAAAGGCTCAAGAAGATAACTTATATGCAATTGGCTATTTGACTAACCAAACGGAACTTGCACCTGATACTGTACTTACAAGTACATTGCAGCATATAGATCAATTATATCTGCATATTACTGATCTTTTTGACAAATCAGAATTACAAGGTGAAATTTATAATTTTGATTTTCAAGATGAGTTTGTTGGACTGGGTGAATTTAATGAGACCATTTCAGATGAATTCCAAGAGAAGATAAAAAGTGATATTCAGCGATTTAAGGAAACTGGAAATTTACCTAATGAAGATAATAAAAACTAA
- a CDS encoding beta-ketoacyl-ACP synthase III translates to MNIGILGTGHYLPTNVVTNNDLEKIVDTNDEWIRTRTGIRERRLATEEVDTSDMAFHAALGALEEANLAAEDIDLILVATVTPNTSFPSVACIIQDQLGAKNAAAMDVSAACAGFMYGLITAKQFIDTGAYKHVLVVGAEKLSKITDWSDRTTCVLFGDGAGAAVVGEVGEGKGILSFELGANGAGAKELYLNHDDHIIMNGREVYKFAVRQMPDSTVNVIEQLGLSRDDVDYLVPHQANIRIMEAARERLGISEDKMAKSIEKFGNNSSASIPMALSEAVKEGKIKDNDLIVLVGFGGGLTWGAVALRWGK, encoded by the coding sequence ATGAATATCGGTATATTAGGAACCGGACATTACTTGCCAACAAATGTTGTTACAAATAATGATTTAGAAAAAATCGTAGATACGAATGATGAATGGATTCGTACTCGAACTGGTATAAGGGAAAGAAGGTTAGCAACAGAAGAAGTTGACACTTCTGATATGGCTTTTCACGCAGCTCTTGGAGCATTAGAAGAAGCAAATTTGGCGGCAGAAGATATTGATTTAATATTAGTAGCAACGGTTACACCAAACACATCATTTCCATCTGTAGCTTGTATTATTCAGGACCAACTAGGAGCGAAGAATGCAGCTGCTATGGATGTGAGTGCTGCATGTGCTGGTTTTATGTATGGTTTGATTACTGCTAAACAGTTTATTGATACAGGAGCTTACAAACATGTACTGGTAGTAGGTGCAGAGAAACTTTCTAAAATTACTGATTGGTCTGATCGTACCACATGTGTATTATTTGGAGATGGCGCAGGCGCAGCAGTAGTTGGTGAAGTAGGTGAGGGCAAAGGTATCCTTTCATTTGAGTTAGGTGCAAATGGTGCAGGTGCAAAAGAATTATATCTGAATCATGATGATCACATTATCATGAATGGTAGGGAAGTATATAAATTTGCAGTGCGTCAAATGCCAGATTCTACTGTAAACGTTATTGAACAGTTAGGTTTATCACGTGACGATGTAGACTATCTAGTCCCTCATCAGGCGAATATTCGTATAATGGAAGCTGCCAGAGAAAGGTTAGGTATCTCTGAAGATAAAATGGCCAAATCAATAGAGAAATTTGGAAATAATTCCTCTGCATCTATACCTATGGCTTTATCTGAGGCAGTAAAAGAGGGTAAAATAAAAGATAATGATTTAATAGTATTAGTTGGTTTTGGTGGAGGCTTAACCTGGGGAGCTGTTGCGCTTCGTTGGGGCAAGTAA
- the fabF gene encoding beta-ketoacyl-ACP synthase II → MNKRVVITGLGALSPVGNNVDEMWESVTTGKSGIDFVTKVDKDLFPAKVAAEVKNFDPTLYMDKKDARKMDPFTQYAVAAAKMAVEDANLTINEANAERVGVWIGSGIGGMKTWEDQHTKFMEKGAKRVSPFFVPMMIPDMAAGQVSIQLGAKGINSCSVTACASGANSIGDAFKAIQRGDADIMISGGTEAPISDMAFAGFSSSKALSTNEDPQKASRPFDKNRNGFVMGEGAGILILESLESALQRDATIYGEIVGYGATGDAYHITAPAENGEGATRAMQIALKDANLEPSDVQYVNAHGTSTDLNDKYETQAIKAVFGDHASDLAISSTKSMTGHLLGAAGGIEAVISIKAIQDSIIPPTINYETPDPDCDLDYVPNEARKQTVDAVVSNSLGFGGHNVALVFKKFVK, encoded by the coding sequence TTGAATAAGCGAGTTGTTATTACGGGACTAGGAGCATTAAGCCCAGTGGGCAATAATGTAGATGAAATGTGGGAAAGTGTTACGACAGGAAAATCAGGAATAGATTTTGTTACAAAGGTGGATAAAGATTTATTTCCAGCAAAGGTAGCGGCAGAAGTGAAAAACTTTGATCCTACACTGTATATGGATAAAAAAGACGCACGTAAAATGGATCCATTTACACAATATGCAGTTGCTGCTGCTAAAATGGCTGTAGAAGATGCTAATTTAACCATTAATGAAGCGAACGCTGAACGAGTAGGTGTATGGATTGGATCTGGTATTGGTGGTATGAAGACTTGGGAAGACCAACATACCAAGTTCATGGAGAAAGGCGCAAAACGCGTAAGTCCTTTCTTTGTACCGATGATGATTCCAGATATGGCTGCTGGTCAGGTTTCGATTCAATTAGGAGCGAAGGGAATTAATTCTTGTTCGGTTACAGCATGTGCATCTGGTGCCAATTCTATCGGTGATGCTTTCAAGGCTATTCAGCGTGGAGATGCAGATATTATGATTTCGGGCGGTACAGAGGCTCCGATATCAGATATGGCATTCGCTGGATTCTCTTCTTCAAAAGCGTTATCTACAAATGAGGATCCACAAAAAGCAAGTAGACCTTTTGATAAAAATCGTAACGGATTTGTTATGGGAGAAGGAGCAGGGATCTTGATATTAGAGTCTTTAGAATCTGCCCTGCAAAGAGATGCGACGATTTATGGAGAGATAGTAGGATATGGTGCCACTGGAGACGCTTATCATATCACTGCGCCTGCAGAGAATGGCGAGGGTGCAACCCGAGCAATGCAAATAGCGTTAAAAGATGCTAATCTAGAACCTTCGGATGTACAGTATGTGAATGCTCATGGAACAAGCACAGATTTAAATGATAAATATGAGACGCAAGCAATCAAAGCTGTATTTGGTGACCATGCAAGTGATTTAGCAATTTCGTCTACGAAGTCGATGACTGGCCACTTATTAGGAGCTGCTGGTGGAATTGAAGCGGTAATATCTATTAAAGCAATTCAAGATAGTATAATTCCGCCGACGATTAATTATGAAACGCCTGATCCAGATTGTGATTTGGATTATGTACCAAATGAAGCAAGAAAACAAACAGTAGATGCGGTGGTAAGTAATTCATTAGGTTTTGGCGGACATAACGTTGCCTTGGTATTTAAAAAATTTGTGAAATAA
- a CDS encoding YjbA family protein → MLYLHDVWVNWFEGEENGYNVCHFHEWRKEDTIELLDQVPLLYISKELLHYIENDMHDLPKSLLDTIYKRGYTRKGQKRTVVEYAAVVTDGDNILAFDTVGYYIPIRKSRLIPRQEQLVYDMIENNKPQNFEFDNKIHDKEYHMLSMPPEYVFGLTRKERQLKQLLMIGLDQLRTTNNKEELRYWLTEWDPKQYPSIRYMDEEQVWTALYDGVKHGWSSAHEDLCSKLIRGQAFLERMWEAEMGNEQHTSNQK, encoded by the coding sequence ATGTTGTACTTACACGATGTTTGGGTGAATTGGTTTGAAGGTGAAGAAAACGGATATAATGTCTGTCATTTCCATGAATGGAGAAAAGAAGATACGATTGAATTACTTGACCAGGTGCCATTGCTTTACATAAGTAAAGAACTATTACACTACATTGAGAACGATATGCATGACCTGCCAAAGTCTTTATTAGATACGATTTATAAGCGAGGCTATACAAGAAAAGGACAAAAGCGAACAGTTGTTGAATATGCTGCTGTTGTAACTGACGGGGATAATATACTTGCGTTTGATACAGTAGGTTATTATATCCCAATTCGTAAAAGTCGCTTAATTCCTCGTCAAGAACAATTGGTCTATGACATGATAGAAAATAATAAACCACAGAATTTTGAATTCGATAATAAGATACATGACAAAGAGTACCATATGCTTTCGATGCCTCCGGAATATGTCTTTGGTTTGACCCGAAAAGAACGACAATTAAAACAGTTATTAATGATTGGATTAGATCAATTACGAACTACGAATAATAAAGAAGAATTACGTTATTGGTTAACAGAATGGGATCCAAAACAATATCCATCTATTCGTTATATGGATGAAGAGCAAGTGTGGACTGCGCTATATGATGGAGTAAAGCATGGGTGGAGCAGTGCTCATGAAGATTTATGCAGTAAACTAATTCGTGGACAGGCATTTTTAGAACGAATGTGGGAAGCGGAAATGGGTAATGAACAGCATACTTCCAATCAAAAATAA
- the trpS gene encoding tryptophan--tRNA ligase — translation MKTIFSGIQPSGTLTLGNYLGAIQQFVELQNDYNCYFCIVDEHAITVPQDRLELRKNIKSLAALYIASGIDPDSSTLFIQSEVPEHTQLGWMLQSISYVGELERMTQYKDKSQGQEAISSALLTYPSLMAADILLYNTDVVPVGDDQKQHLELARNLAQRFNNRFNDIFTVPEVRIPKVGARIMSLQEPTKKMSKSDTNQKGFISMLDEPKRIEKKIKSAVTDSEGIVKFDKENKPGVSNLLTIYSSCTGESIADLEKKYDGKGYGDFKQGVANAVIDTLRPIQEKYEQLIQSDELDAILDQGRDKASFSAGKTIKKAKKAMGLGRK, via the coding sequence ATGAAAACAATTTTTTCTGGTATACAACCAAGTGGTACATTAACACTTGGAAACTATTTAGGAGCAATCCAACAATTTGTGGAATTACAAAACGATTATAATTGCTATTTCTGTATTGTGGATGAACATGCTATAACCGTACCACAAGATCGACTTGAGTTACGTAAGAATATTAAATCATTAGCAGCATTATACATTGCATCAGGAATCGATCCAGATTCTTCTACACTTTTTATTCAATCTGAAGTACCAGAACATACTCAATTAGGATGGATGTTACAATCAATAAGTTATGTTGGTGAATTGGAGAGAATGACTCAATATAAAGATAAATCGCAAGGTCAAGAAGCGATTTCTTCTGCTCTTTTAACTTATCCTTCGCTTATGGCAGCTGATATCTTACTCTATAATACGGATGTTGTCCCTGTTGGAGATGATCAAAAACAGCATTTAGAATTAGCTCGAAATCTTGCGCAACGTTTTAATAATCGATTCAATGATATCTTTACTGTACCTGAAGTACGAATTCCCAAAGTCGGTGCACGGATTATGTCTCTTCAAGAGCCTACTAAAAAAATGAGTAAATCCGATACAAATCAAAAAGGTTTTATCTCTATGCTTGATGAACCTAAACGAATTGAGAAAAAGATTAAAAGCGCTGTTACTGATTCAGAAGGAATTGTAAAATTTGATAAGGAAAATAAACCTGGAGTATCGAACCTACTGACCATATATTCTAGTTGTACTGGTGAATCTATCGCTGATCTAGAAAAGAAATATGATGGTAAAGGCTATGGTGATTTCAAACAAGGCGTAGCAAATGCTGTAATTGATACACTTCGCCCTATTCAGGAGAAATATGAGCAATTAATCCAATCAGATGAATTAGACGCCATCCTTGATCAAGGTAGAGATAAGGCATCTTTCTCGGCTGGAAAAACAATAAAGAAAGCCAAAAAAGCCATGGGTTTAGGAAGAAAATAA